In Methylococcus geothermalis, one genomic interval encodes:
- the scpB gene encoding SMC-Scp complex subunit ScpB — translation MDLKSIVEAALFAAQRPLAVAELEALFGEDERPDAEEIRRALETLAEEYSERPLELRKVASGYRFQVRAAYAPWLSRLFEERPGRYSRALLETLAIIAYRQPVTRGQIEEIRGVAVSSGIIRTLTEREWVTVVGHRDVPGRPALFATTPQFLDYFNLESLADLPALPEFAVSPELEDVLAAAQTDQTRPPEEPSAPAGAGV, via the coding sequence ATGGATCTCAAGTCCATCGTCGAAGCCGCGTTGTTCGCAGCGCAAAGGCCGCTTGCCGTCGCCGAGCTGGAAGCCTTGTTCGGCGAGGACGAGCGTCCTGACGCTGAAGAGATTCGGCGGGCGCTGGAGACCCTGGCGGAGGAATACTCGGAGCGGCCGCTGGAGCTTCGCAAGGTGGCCAGCGGTTATCGGTTCCAAGTTCGCGCCGCCTATGCGCCGTGGCTTTCCAGGCTGTTCGAGGAGCGGCCCGGCCGCTATTCGCGCGCCCTGCTGGAGACCCTGGCGATCATCGCCTACCGGCAGCCGGTGACACGCGGCCAGATCGAAGAGATTCGCGGCGTCGCGGTCAGTTCGGGGATCATCCGCACGCTCACCGAGCGGGAATGGGTGACCGTGGTCGGCCATCGCGACGTTCCCGGCCGCCCGGCCCTGTTTGCCACCACGCCCCAGTTTCTCGATTATTTCAATCTCGAATCCCTGGCGGATTTGCCGGCCCTGCCGGAATTCGCCGTATCACCGGAGTTAGAAGATGTCCTTGCCGCCGCGCAAACCGACCAAACCCGTCCGCCCGAGGAACCGTCCGCTCCCGCCGGCGCCGGGGTCTGA
- the cysC gene encoding adenylyl-sulfate kinase — protein sequence MNTHIVWHQSTVVRDQREQQNGHKSFILWFTGLSGAGKSTLAHLVEQRLFEQGCKTYVFDGDNVRHGLCSDLGFSAEDRCENIRRIGEMSKLFVDAGVIALTAFISPFRRDRDLVRALVEPGDFVEIFCDAPLEVCEQRDVKGLYRKARSGEILDFTGISSPYEAPLKPEILVRTGEHGLDDCAGQILEYLEKNGKINLKTTR from the coding sequence ATGAACACCCATATCGTTTGGCATCAATCCACCGTAGTCCGCGATCAGCGCGAACAGCAGAACGGCCATAAGAGTTTCATCCTCTGGTTCACCGGCCTCTCCGGCGCCGGCAAGTCAACCCTGGCGCACCTGGTCGAGCAGCGCCTGTTCGAACAGGGCTGCAAGACCTATGTCTTCGACGGCGACAACGTCCGTCATGGCTTGTGCTCGGATCTGGGGTTCAGTGCCGAGGACAGGTGCGAAAACATCCGCCGAATCGGCGAGATGAGCAAGCTGTTCGTCGATGCCGGCGTCATCGCGCTGACCGCATTCATTTCGCCCTTCCGCCGCGACCGCGACCTGGTCAGGGCGCTGGTCGAACCCGGCGACTTCGTCGAAATCTTCTGCGACGCCCCGCTCGAAGTTTGCGAGCAGCGCGACGTGAAAGGGCTGTACCGCAAGGCCAGGAGCGGTGAGATTCTGGATTTCACCGGGATTTCCTCGCCTTACGAAGCGCCGCTCAAGCCGGAAATCCTGGTGCGGACGGGAGAGCACGGCCTGGACGATTGCGCGGGACAAATCCTCGAATATCTCGAAAAGAACGGAAAGATCAACCTGAAAACGACAAGGTAG
- a CDS encoding segregation and condensation protein A gives MTEAPSVPGALEPVARVKGAPVSQLPEDLYIPPDALEIFLETFEGPLDLLLYLIRKQNFDILDIPIAEITRQYIGYIEMMDIMRMELAAEYLLMAAILAEIKSRVLLPRPKEAEAEEEDPRAELARRLQEYERFKAAAERLDDLPRLERDLFETGAGSDDIPVPKVYPSIAMNDLLSAFQDVLKRLNHTSHHHIRREALSVRERMSLILERLNGDVTLAFEALFPRREGRPGAVVSLLAVLELSKERLIEIIQDEPLGAVRVRSLVAAAGGD, from the coding sequence ATGACCGAAGCGCCGTCCGTACCGGGAGCCTTGGAACCGGTCGCTCGGGTCAAGGGCGCGCCGGTCAGCCAGTTGCCGGAAGACCTGTACATTCCGCCGGACGCGCTGGAGATCTTTCTGGAAACCTTCGAGGGTCCGCTCGATCTGCTGCTGTATCTGATCCGCAAGCAGAATTTCGACATCCTCGACATCCCCATCGCCGAGATCACCCGCCAGTACATCGGCTACATCGAGATGATGGACATCATGCGGATGGAACTGGCCGCGGAATACCTGCTGATGGCGGCGATCCTGGCCGAGATCAAGTCCCGGGTGCTGCTGCCCCGGCCGAAGGAGGCCGAAGCCGAGGAAGAGGATCCACGCGCCGAACTTGCGCGGCGCCTGCAGGAATACGAGCGGTTCAAGGCCGCGGCGGAGCGGCTGGATGACTTACCGCGGCTGGAGCGCGACCTGTTCGAAACCGGGGCGGGGAGCGATGACATTCCGGTGCCGAAGGTCTATCCGAGCATTGCCATGAACGATCTGCTGTCGGCGTTCCAGGATGTGCTCAAACGCCTGAACCATACCAGCCATCACCATATCCGCCGGGAAGCGCTGTCGGTGCGCGAGCGCATGAGCCTGATTCTCGAACGCCTGAACGGCGATGTGACACTGGCTTTCGAAGCCCTGTTCCCGCGCCGCGAAGGGCGCCCGGGAGCGGTGGTGTCGCTGCTGGCCGTCCTGGAGCTGAGCAAGGAGCGGCTGATCGAAATCATCCAGGACGAGCCCCTCGGGGCCGTGCGGGTACGCTCTCTGGTCGCCGCCGCCGGTGGTGACTGA
- the rluB gene encoding 23S rRNA pseudouridine(2605) synthase RluB — protein MSLPPRKPTKPVRPRNRPLPPAPGSEPAEAGEGERIQKALAHAGFGSRREIEGWIREGKVFINRRPAHLGDRYRKGDQVMLNGHLINLEKRLQAATRVLLYHKPVGELVSRRDPEGRPVIFSQLPRLELGRWVAVGRLDVNTQGLILATNSGELAHRLMHPSREVEREYAVRILGTVSEAIIERLINGVQLDDGPARFESVVEAGGEGANRWFHVVVREGRNRLVRRLWESQNLVVSRLIRVRYGDIVLPPRLRAGASVALEGEALDGLLRSVGLPPVTPETPPKRRFGGEVRGRESGFRKRRS, from the coding sequence ATGTCCTTGCCGCCGCGCAAACCGACCAAACCCGTCCGCCCGAGGAACCGTCCGCTCCCGCCGGCGCCGGGGTCTGAGCCTGCCGAAGCCGGTGAGGGCGAACGTATCCAGAAGGCGCTGGCGCACGCCGGTTTCGGGTCCCGGCGAGAGATAGAGGGCTGGATCCGCGAGGGCAAGGTCTTCATCAACCGCCGTCCCGCGCATCTGGGCGACCGCTACCGCAAGGGCGATCAGGTCATGCTGAACGGCCATCTGATCAATCTCGAAAAGCGCCTGCAGGCGGCCACCCGGGTCCTGCTGTACCACAAGCCGGTCGGCGAACTGGTCAGCCGGCGCGATCCGGAAGGCCGTCCGGTGATCTTCTCGCAATTGCCGCGGCTGGAACTGGGGCGCTGGGTCGCGGTGGGGCGGCTGGACGTCAACACCCAGGGACTGATCCTAGCGACCAACAGCGGCGAACTGGCGCATCGTTTGATGCACCCTTCGCGCGAAGTCGAGCGCGAGTACGCCGTCCGCATCCTGGGGACGGTCAGCGAGGCCATCATCGAGAGACTGATCAACGGGGTCCAGCTCGACGACGGTCCGGCGCGTTTCGAATCGGTCGTAGAGGCCGGGGGAGAGGGCGCGAACCGCTGGTTCCATGTGGTGGTCCGGGAGGGGCGCAACCGGCTGGTGCGGCGCCTGTGGGAATCGCAGAACCTGGTCGTGAGCCGCCTCATCCGGGTGCGCTATGGGGATATCGTTCTGCCGCCGCGGCTGCGCGCCGGCGCCTCCGTCGCGCTGGAAGGGGAGGCTCTGGACGGTTTGCTGCGTTCCGTGGGACTGCCGCCGGTGACGCCGGAAACGCCGCCGAAGCGGCGTTTCGGCGGCGAAGTCCGGGGCCGGGAGAGCGGATTCCGCAAGCGGCGGAGCTAG
- the galU gene encoding UTP--glucose-1-phosphate uridylyltransferase GalU, giving the protein MAKVIRKAVFPVAGLGTRFLPATKASPKEMLPVVDKPLIQYAVEEAVAAGIDEMVFITGRSKNAIMDHFDKAYELETELAARGKDDILNIVRNIIPQHVTCIYIRQAEALGLGHAVNCAKAVIGNEPFAVLLADDLIDGSNHGGCLSQMVRIFDKWQCSVLGIERIDPSETHSYGIVKTSPIEAGLDKVEAIVEKPRPENAPSNQAVVGRYILTPAIFDKLANVSRGAGGEIQLTDAIAMLLNEQTVLAYEFNGKRYDCGSKLGYLIATVEQGLQHAELRAGFEAYLRSLQL; this is encoded by the coding sequence ATGGCAAAAGTCATCAGAAAAGCCGTTTTCCCGGTTGCGGGGCTGGGGACCCGCTTCCTGCCCGCCACCAAGGCCAGCCCGAAGGAAATGCTGCCGGTGGTGGACAAGCCGTTGATTCAATATGCGGTTGAAGAGGCCGTGGCGGCCGGCATCGACGAGATGGTCTTCATCACCGGTCGCAGCAAGAACGCGATCATGGACCATTTCGACAAGGCCTACGAACTCGAGACCGAACTGGCGGCGCGAGGCAAGGACGACATCCTGAACATCGTCCGGAACATCATTCCGCAGCATGTCACCTGCATCTACATCCGTCAGGCCGAGGCCTTGGGCTTGGGCCACGCCGTCAACTGCGCCAAGGCGGTCATCGGCAACGAACCGTTCGCGGTGCTGCTGGCGGACGATCTGATCGACGGCAGCAACCACGGCGGCTGTCTGTCGCAGATGGTCCGGATCTTCGACAAATGGCAGTGCTCCGTGCTGGGCATCGAGCGCATCGATCCCAGCGAAACCCACAGCTACGGCATCGTGAAAACCAGTCCGATCGAGGCTGGGCTGGACAAGGTCGAGGCGATCGTGGAAAAGCCGCGGCCCGAGAATGCGCCGTCGAACCAGGCGGTGGTGGGGCGCTACATCCTCACGCCGGCGATCTTCGACAAGCTGGCCAATGTCTCGCGCGGCGCGGGCGGGGAAATCCAGCTCACCGACGCCATCGCGATGCTGCTGAACGAACAGACGGTGCTGGCTTACGAATTCAACGGCAAGCGCTACGACTGCGGATCCAAGCTGGGCTATCTCATCGC
- a CDS encoding site-2 protease family protein → MDDLTLVQRFSVWLLPVLFAITLHEVAHGWIASRLGDNTAKSLGRLSLNPLRHIDPVGTVLVPGLLLAFGGFIFGWAKPVPVDWGRLRHPRRDMALVAVAGPGANLIMALGWAILLRLAMELPESLDYMALPLGLMGKAGVTINSVLMVLNLLPIPPLDGSRVVSTLLPLRAAIQYSRIEPYGFWILLILIYTDILGRIMVGPLLLVQHLVYTVVGLGGGA, encoded by the coding sequence ATGGATGATCTTACTTTGGTTCAGCGTTTCAGCGTCTGGCTGCTGCCCGTGTTGTTCGCGATCACGCTGCACGAAGTGGCGCATGGCTGGATTGCCAGCAGGCTGGGCGACAATACTGCCAAGAGCCTGGGTCGGTTGTCGCTGAATCCGTTGCGGCACATCGATCCGGTCGGAACCGTTCTGGTGCCTGGGCTCCTCCTGGCTTTCGGCGGTTTCATCTTCGGCTGGGCCAAGCCGGTGCCGGTGGACTGGGGCCGCCTGCGCCACCCGCGGCGGGACATGGCCCTGGTGGCGGTGGCCGGTCCAGGGGCTAATCTGATCATGGCCCTGGGGTGGGCGATCCTGCTGCGGCTGGCCATGGAGCTGCCAGAAAGCCTGGATTACATGGCCCTGCCCTTGGGGTTGATGGGCAAGGCCGGCGTCACCATCAACAGCGTTCTGATGGTGCTGAACCTGTTGCCGATCCCGCCGCTGGACGGCAGCCGGGTCGTGTCCACCCTGCTGCCGCTGCGGGCGGCGATCCAATACAGCCGGATCGAGCCCTATGGCTTCTGGATCCTGCTGATCCTGATCTATACGGACATTTTGGGGCGCATCATGGTCGGGCCGCTGCTACTGGTCCAGCATCTGGTCTACACCGTCGTCGGTCTGGGCGGGGGCGCATGA